The following coding sequences are from one Helicoverpa armigera isolate CAAS_96S chromosome 2, ASM3070526v1, whole genome shotgun sequence window:
- the LOC110376825 gene encoding putative inorganic phosphate cotransporter isoform X2: MLTGWQLILSKLFIIPQRWVMAIMGFLAVANAYTMRVCLNIAITQMVHRPAHSAGNDGSCPSPDLEQITGEGSDPTELTGFNWDEATQGMILSAFYYGYIVTHLPGGMIAERFGGKYSLGFGVLSTAVFTLLTPWTVSAGGATGLIILRVLEGLGEGFTFPALNAMLARWAPISERGRMGSLVFGGAQIGNIAGTYLSGLVIKETGEWQSVFYLFGAIGILWFILWALLCYNDPESHPFISDKEKKYLEEALGSHRSSLPSAIPWKAIFMSVPLWALVCAQIGHDYGYFTMVTDLPKYMTGVLKFDIHRTGTLAALPYAVMWLSSIAFGWICDKIVKRNWLTVTNARKTFTTIASIGPGICMILASYSGCNTDAVVILFTASMGLMGAFYPGMKVNALDLSGKYAATIMAIVNGIGAITGIIAPYLVGLLTPDSTLVQWRLVFWIALAVFVLTNLVFVAWASGDEQWWNTTTQDPRKQREAEAGTIQTVNAEIKL, from the exons atgtTGACTGGGTGGCAGCTGATTTTGTCGAAGC TATTCATTATACCCCAAAGATGGGTGATGGCCATCATGGGTTTCCTGGCCGTGGCCAACGCGTACACGATGCGGGTCTGCCTGAACATTGCTATCACGCAGATGGTTCACCGGCCAGCGCATTCTGCCGGCAACGACGGGTCCTGTCCGTCGCCGGATTTAGAACAAATTACTGGCGAAGGATCTGATCCTACT GAGCTAACCGGCTTCAACTGGGACGAAGCCACTCAAGGCATGATCCTAAGTGCGTTCTACTACGGGTACATTGTCACGCACTTACCCGGTGGGATGATAGCAGAGAGGTTCGGAGGAAAGTACTCCTTGGGCTTCGGAGTACTGAGTACAGCTGTGTTCACTCTGCTGACTCCGTGGACTGTCAGCGCTGGTGGGGCGACGGGCCTTATTATCTTGAGGGTACTGGAAGGACTTGGAGAG GGTTTCACGTTTCCCGCGTTAAACGCAATGCTGGCACGATGGGCACCCATATCAGAGAGAGGAAGAATGGGATCTCTAGTCTTTGGAGGTGCTCAGATCGGCAACATAGCTGGAACTTACCTATCGGGACTTGTTATCAAGGAGACCGGTGAATGGCAATCCGTCTTCTACCTCTTTGGTGCCATTGGAATCCTTTGGTTCATTCTCTGG GCATTGCTGTGCTACAATGACCCCGAATCGCATCCGTTTATATCGGACAAGGAGAAGAAATATTTGGAAGAGGCTCTCGGCAGTCACCGAAGCAGCCTACCTTCCGCGATTCCTTGGAAGGCCATCTTCATGTCAGTCCCTCTATGGGCCCTGGTCTGCGCTCAG ATTGGTCACGACTACGGCTACTTCACAATGGTGACGGACCTCCCCAAGTACATGACAGGGGTGCTCAAGTTCGACATACATCGGACAGGCACGCTTGCAGCCTTGCCTTACGCAGTCATGTGGCTGAGCTCCATCGCTTTCGGCTGGATTTGCGACAAGATTGTCAAGAGAAACTGGCTAACTGTCACCAACGCTAGAAAGACTTTCACTACTATCG CGTCTATTGGCCCTGGTATTTGCATGATCCTGGCATCGTACTCCGGCTGCAACACTGATGCCGTGGTCATCCTATTCACGGCATCCATGGGTCTGATGGGAGCCTTCTACCCTGGCATGAAAGTCAATGCTCTGGACCTGAGCGGGAAATACGCTGCAACAATCATGGCAATTGTGAATGGAATTGGCGCCATTACTGGCATCATTGCGCCTTACCTAGTTGGCTTGTTGACTCCTGAT AGTACGCTAGTACAATGGCGACTAGTCTTCTGGATAGCTCTAGCTGTGTTCGTTTTAACAAACTTAGTGTTCGTTGCCTGGGCGTCCGGGGACGAACAGTGGTGGAACACCACCACACAAGACCCGAGGAAGCAACGCGAGGCCGAGGCGGGAACAATCCAAACCGTCAATGCCGAGATTAAGTTGTAG
- the LOC110376825 gene encoding putative inorganic phosphate cotransporter isoform X1, whose protein sequence is MLDTHLFSKLVTRCSLNPVSLSKQGESASEWTPLLKKSSNVPLSIRVFIIPQRWVMAIMGFLAVANAYTMRVCLNIAITQMVHRPAHSAGNDGSCPSPDLEQITGEGSDPTELTGFNWDEATQGMILSAFYYGYIVTHLPGGMIAERFGGKYSLGFGVLSTAVFTLLTPWTVSAGGATGLIILRVLEGLGEGFTFPALNAMLARWAPISERGRMGSLVFGGAQIGNIAGTYLSGLVIKETGEWQSVFYLFGAIGILWFILWALLCYNDPESHPFISDKEKKYLEEALGSHRSSLPSAIPWKAIFMSVPLWALVCAQIGHDYGYFTMVTDLPKYMTGVLKFDIHRTGTLAALPYAVMWLSSIAFGWICDKIVKRNWLTVTNARKTFTTIASIGPGICMILASYSGCNTDAVVILFTASMGLMGAFYPGMKVNALDLSGKYAATIMAIVNGIGAITGIIAPYLVGLLTPDSTLVQWRLVFWIALAVFVLTNLVFVAWASGDEQWWNTTTQDPRKQREAEAGTIQTVNAEIKL, encoded by the exons TATTCATTATACCCCAAAGATGGGTGATGGCCATCATGGGTTTCCTGGCCGTGGCCAACGCGTACACGATGCGGGTCTGCCTGAACATTGCTATCACGCAGATGGTTCACCGGCCAGCGCATTCTGCCGGCAACGACGGGTCCTGTCCGTCGCCGGATTTAGAACAAATTACTGGCGAAGGATCTGATCCTACT GAGCTAACCGGCTTCAACTGGGACGAAGCCACTCAAGGCATGATCCTAAGTGCGTTCTACTACGGGTACATTGTCACGCACTTACCCGGTGGGATGATAGCAGAGAGGTTCGGAGGAAAGTACTCCTTGGGCTTCGGAGTACTGAGTACAGCTGTGTTCACTCTGCTGACTCCGTGGACTGTCAGCGCTGGTGGGGCGACGGGCCTTATTATCTTGAGGGTACTGGAAGGACTTGGAGAG GGTTTCACGTTTCCCGCGTTAAACGCAATGCTGGCACGATGGGCACCCATATCAGAGAGAGGAAGAATGGGATCTCTAGTCTTTGGAGGTGCTCAGATCGGCAACATAGCTGGAACTTACCTATCGGGACTTGTTATCAAGGAGACCGGTGAATGGCAATCCGTCTTCTACCTCTTTGGTGCCATTGGAATCCTTTGGTTCATTCTCTGG GCATTGCTGTGCTACAATGACCCCGAATCGCATCCGTTTATATCGGACAAGGAGAAGAAATATTTGGAAGAGGCTCTCGGCAGTCACCGAAGCAGCCTACCTTCCGCGATTCCTTGGAAGGCCATCTTCATGTCAGTCCCTCTATGGGCCCTGGTCTGCGCTCAG ATTGGTCACGACTACGGCTACTTCACAATGGTGACGGACCTCCCCAAGTACATGACAGGGGTGCTCAAGTTCGACATACATCGGACAGGCACGCTTGCAGCCTTGCCTTACGCAGTCATGTGGCTGAGCTCCATCGCTTTCGGCTGGATTTGCGACAAGATTGTCAAGAGAAACTGGCTAACTGTCACCAACGCTAGAAAGACTTTCACTACTATCG CGTCTATTGGCCCTGGTATTTGCATGATCCTGGCATCGTACTCCGGCTGCAACACTGATGCCGTGGTCATCCTATTCACGGCATCCATGGGTCTGATGGGAGCCTTCTACCCTGGCATGAAAGTCAATGCTCTGGACCTGAGCGGGAAATACGCTGCAACAATCATGGCAATTGTGAATGGAATTGGCGCCATTACTGGCATCATTGCGCCTTACCTAGTTGGCTTGTTGACTCCTGAT AGTACGCTAGTACAATGGCGACTAGTCTTCTGGATAGCTCTAGCTGTGTTCGTTTTAACAAACTTAGTGTTCGTTGCCTGGGCGTCCGGGGACGAACAGTGGTGGAACACCACCACACAAGACCCGAGGAAGCAACGCGAGGCCGAGGCGGGAACAATCCAAACCGTCAATGCCGAGATTAAGTTGTAG